The DNA window ACGCATtgccaattttttctttttccctattAAATTAACTTCCCATTTAATTTTAGATGgtttgatattgtaataataattgttttttaaaatatttttttattaaaaaatacattaaaataatatattttttattttttaaaatttatttttaatattaacatataaaaaatattttttaaatataaagacaAACTGGATAAAGTTCAGTTGTTTCCAATGTAACTTTCTGGTCAAGGAGGTAGGACCAGAAGGAGTCATTCATTAGCATGGCATTCGATGGTTTTATCGCCAGCATGTTTTAGTTCGGTATTATCATCAAGTAACCattggaagaataaaaaaaattgcttttattttatttttttcgaacTCAGCCATCTTTCTCGTGTCATCTTTGAAATAGTGATTCGATATTGATATTGTATTGGGATAAAAACCATGAAGTTATTTAGAACAAACTAGATATGTTCCTCGTACATTGTCACGGaccacacaattttttttaatgtaaagaaagtggtaaattaaaaaaatattaatttaactatCTAGGCGGTGGCTCAGTGGTACGAACTTggaatcaagaggtttgctccctctgtggtctcaggtttgagccctgtggttgctcatataatggtaactgaagacttacatggtcgttaacttcatggcctgtgggattagtcgaggtgcgcgtaaattggtccggacatccacgttaaactaaaaaaagatatatattaattcttaattcattggttaaattgataatttaaatatttacaaaagaaaaccaacaacattaaataaacctataaaaaacataaaaaattaatattaaaaaagatatttatatcaTGGTAAAAAGATCATTCTATCCCAAAActaagataaaaatttaaaatatcaagagataaaaaaatcttgatattattataatgaatagtattttgcATCCTAGAACACGATAAATATTCATAAGAGAATTAATGTTTTGGATGATGAatatatacttttaatttttataatttaaaaatataaaaagtttatttaaaaattgtgttaatgaaatttatttttatatctttaactttgttattataaaaaaatattttaattattttatatttatttttttattccataacacatttagattttattttgaatgtgatcaaactcataattttttaaatgaatgatatacaaactataaaaaatcaaagtaaaacgTACCAATCCAATTATAGCATTCCAAGAACATCTCAAATCattatcaaattacaaaaaaacacattaactgGATAATACACACAAGTGGCGGGATATTTGGTGGAGTAAGGCGTGTTTGGTGGGTTTCACCGGCAGTTTTGccaaaatttgatttgtttttgttttaattttttgttttaatgtttttgaatttttttaatgtttttatatcaaaaataaaatttaaaaaaataataaaaaaattattttaataaaaaaaataatttaaaaaacaaacaatataacTTTCCAAACAGCTCCTAATTCagatgccaattttttttttttaaaaaaaggaaaaccgCCAGCGCCGAGGACTCAGTAGTCAGTACCCTCGTCCCTTGTTTTGAGCATCTAACAGTGACAGTTTCCCAATAGCGATCGTTCAAAAATCAAACACGCAATTCTCATTTTCTCCTTCTCAGCTATTTACTATAAATTGCCCTCCTCTTCCTCATCCAAAGTAagtaaacacacacacacacacacacacactctctctctctctctctcttctccaatCTACAACCAGTTTTTTAATTCCTGATCACCCAGACCATACTAGACCATACAGCTTCTTCTTTGATCGATCATGGCAAACCCTAAACTTGAAAGAATTCCCAGCATGAGGGAGCGCGTGCAGGACACTCTCTCCGCTCACCGTAACGTGCTTGTCTCTCTCCTCTCCAGGTTTCTAccatcatttctctctctctctctctctctctctctgtctcttgtTTTACAGGAAGTAGTaacttttttattggaattgtGGAAGGAAGGTATGTGGAGCAGGGAAAAGGAATTCTGCATCCGAATAATCTGATAGATGAACTGGACAATATCGTGTGCGATGATGCAGCAAGGCTGAGTCTCAAAGATGGTCCATTTAGTGAAGTCCTCAAAGCTGCGCAAGTCagtccattttctttttatttagttactgATTGTTATAATTTATGCTTGTTCTTAGTTAGTtgctttgggatttttttttgtttgtgaatTTTACAAAGCTTGCAACAAATTATTGCTTgggattataatttttctttttattatgttcttcttttttgaaaaaaaaaaaagtattgatgGTGATATGTATAGGAAGCCATAGTTCTGCCTCCTTTTGTGGCCGTATCAATTCGTCCGAGACCTGGAGTTTGGGAATATGTACGTGTTGATGTCTCCCAACTGAATGTGGAGGAATTGACTGTTTCACAATATCTTCGTTTCAAAGAAGAACTTGTTGATGGCCCGTAAGCATCTTCGcactctttcttttccttttatggTGAAATTATTGGTTTACTTTTTATCATTTCGCTACAGAACATCTCATGTATCCATGACtctgttttgtttatttattatttttttgtggtcaCTTTCTTACTAAAAATCTTTGGGTTATTTATGTGCAtgattgtttatgtttttggttttttttttcattacttttcTTTGGGCCATTGATTAACGAcctctttgttatttttttgaatagaTCTAATGACCCTTATGTGCTTGAGCTTGATTTTGAGCCCTTCAATGCCGCTTTTCCTCGTCCCACCCGGTCATCATCAATTGGCAACGGTGTTCAGTACCTCAACCGACATCTTTCTTCAAATATGTTTCGTAATAAAGACACTTTGGAACCTTTACTTGATTTCCTCCGAGTCCACAAATACAAAGGGCATGTAAGTATGTCGTGGAAGGGCCTCCTTTAAGAGTGCCTATAACTTCCAGATTTAGGCATTTATCCTCTGTGTTATTGTTGATTGTTATTGCACATTCAGAATTTATTATGATGGTATTCACATGGCTTGGGTTTGAAACATGTGGAAGAAGGATGATGGGAATAGTACTTAGTATGGGGTTTCAGTGGAGCTAAATGATTGAATTAAGGATTATTTGCAGGCCTTAATGTTGAACGATCGGATAAAAAGTGTATCCCGACTTCAGTCTGCTCTTCTTAAGGCAGAAGAGTATATTTCGAAGCTTCCTTCTGAAACACTGTACACTGAGTTTGAATATACGTAAGGATCTTGTATCTTTAACTCGTTGGAGTATGTTAACAgtgaaattaatttgttgaacACTCTTTCTACGTGCctaaagattttcttttcttgtttcacTCTGATTCAGCTTTCAGGGAATGGGTTTTGAGAGAGGGTGGGGGGATACTGCAGCTCGGGTACTGGAGATGATGCATCTTCTCTTGGACATACTCCAAGCTCCTGATCCCTCAACTTTAGAGACATTCCTTGGGAGAGTACCAATGGTGTTCAATGTTGTTATTTTGTCTCCACATGGATACTTTGGGCAAGCAAATGTTTTAGGTTTGCCTGACACTGGTGGGCAGGTATGTATGGCTTTCTTTCAAccttcaatgttttcttttttacatctCTGCAGCGTGCAGAACAAATACTTATTTATGCTGCATGGTTATTTCCTTTATTAAGACAGTTGGTTCCTAATGTACTTCTAGATTGTGTATATCCTGGACCAAGTTCGTGCTCTGGAGAATGAAATGCTCCTTAGAATACAGCAGCAGGGATTGGACTTTAAGCCTAAGATTCTAATTGTAAGTGCATTTATGCTTGTCTTGGGTCCATTACTTCAACTTTATCACTTTGATAGCTGTTGATTGTCCCTCTTTCTGTAATACATTTTCCATCGATTCTTGAAGGTTACCAGGTTAATTCCTGATTCAAAAGGGACTAGCTGCAACCAGAGGCTGGAAAGAGTCAGTGGAACGGAACACACTCACATTCTGCGAGTACCATTTAGATCAGAGCATGGGATTCTCCGTAAATGGATCTCAAGGTTTGATGTGTGGCCATATTTGGAGACATTTGCTGAGGTAGAACATGGTTATCCTATATCATTATAAAGTGCAAGTACCATTCAtagttcttatttttgtttttattattatcaaatctTGATAACACTGTAATCAAATTTTTTGACATGCTCATAGTTTCATGGTATCCATATAATTAATGAGTATCATGTGTCAAGATTTTCACTTTTATCATCAGTTAAACATATCTGCAGTCATTTGACAATTTTCCATTTTCATTAGACTACATCTTATGCTCTATTTTTGTATTACCATTTGCACTGATGCAGCTGTCAATTTACTGCCTCTTCCTTTTACCATCATCACCTCCTTTCTCCTTAATGTACATGTAGCTTAAgcataaagttttaaattttttttcatttattcatttttgtGGCTCTCTCAATTCTTTTTGGTTATACCATTATAATCAGGATGCAGCCAGTGAAATTGTAGCTGAGTTACAGGGCATTCCTGATTTTATTATAGGCAACTACAGTGATGGGAACCTCGTTGCGTCTTTATTGGCTTACAAGATGGGTGTCACACAGGTTTGCTATGACTGGTATCTTTAAATATGAATTACAGTCCCACGGATCATTTACCGAAAGGAGTGTTtacattttttaagttttgaaatttgCAGTGCACTATTGCCCATGCCTTGGAGAAAACAAAGTATCCTGATTCAGatatttattggaaaaaattTGATGATAAATACCACTTCTCATGTCAATTCACTGCTGATGTATTAGCCATGAACAATGCTGATTTTATCATCACAAGTACGTATCAAGAGATTGCAGGAACGTAAGTGTTACCCTTTAATCCACTAACTTTCATGTGTTGGCTTATAATTGCTTATGCAATCAGATATGATGATTATGGATTTATTATCCACTTTTTTACAAGAACTCGTTTTTTAGTGTTCAAATTCTTGCTTTCAAAACTTAAAACGTGAAGGATCTTGCAGTGCTCCTGTTAACTGTTGTACAAAACTGGCAGAAAAAAATGGTAGATTAAGTTTATTTCAGGAAAGTTTTCAGAGGTGTTGTATTTTGTAGATAACATCCATGAGATTGTCCTCATGTAGATATGAATTTTGTGTTTTACTCTGTTTCTTTGTGCTTGATGTTCAGCTGGGTCTTCAATTGTCCAAATTTAACATGATATTACATTAGAATATATGCTGTCACTTGAATTAGTTTATTTTGGAAATTACACTTGCTGAAATTGATCTTACAACTTTGTCATTTCGCGTAGATGTTTAAGTGATTCTTGTCAAACAATCGCTTCACTTGTTGTATGCTTGTTTGTTCATTCAGGAAGACTACTGTTGGTCAGTATGAGAGCCACACTGCTTTCACTCTTCCAGGGCTATATCGGGTTGTTCATGGCATTAATGTATTTGATACAAAGTTCAATATCGTCTCGCCTGGGGCCGATATGGACATTTACTTCCCATACTCTGACAAGCAGAAAAGACTTACAACCCTACATGGTTCAATAGAAAAGATGTTATATGATTCTGAGCAGACTGACGACTGGATGTGAGTATATTCCTGTGTTACTCTTCAAGAAcaatattcaattatataattGGAAATTTAGAATATGAAGATCAGGCTTAGGCTTGTTTATGAAATCTGATTGTTCATTTATATTGATGCAGTGGTACACTGACCGATAAGTCAAAGCCCATAATTTTTTCCATGGCAAGGCTGGACCGGGTCAAGAACATATCAGGATTGGTAGAGTGCTATGGTAAGAATGCCAGACTGAGGGAGCTGGTGAACCTTGTCGTGGTGGCTGGTTACATTGATGTTAAGAAGTCCAATGACAGGGAAGAAATTCTGGAGATAGAGAAGATGCATGAACTTATGAAGAAATACAAGTTGGATGGACAATTTCGATGGTTAACAGCCCAAACAAATCGAGCACGCAATGGAGAGCTTTATCGCTACATAGCAGACACCAAAGGAGCCTTCGTGCAGGTATAAAGTGCTACTACTGTGGTCTCTCATCGTGTTAAAGATTTTCTCAGGAATCATAATTGACTTCCCAACCCTCTCCTCCTTCTGTGTCTATTGCAGCCTGCTTTTTACGAAGCCTTTGGACTCACTGTTGTGGAGGCCATGACTTGCGGCCTTCCAACATTTGCCACTTGCCATGGTGGTCCGGCAGAGATTATTGAGCATGGTGTATCAGGATTCCATATGGATCCGTATTATCCTGATCAGGCTGCTGAATTTATGGCAGATTTCTTTGAAAAATGCAAGGACGACCCCAGCTACTGGAAAAAAATATCTGATGCTGGGCTTCAACGGATTTATGAAAGGTTGGTATCTCAATCTGTATTTGGCACCATTAGATTATGCTTTCTGAGGCTCATTTAGATCTTCTGATACTGTAGATATACATGGAAGATTTACTCTGAAAGGCTGATGACATTGGCTGGGGTATATGGTTTTTGGAAGTATGTTTCCAAACTTGAGAGGCGTGAGACCCGAAGATATCTCGAGATGTTCTACATTCTCAAGTTCCGTGATTTGGTGAGTGCTTGACCCTTTTCTAAATAATTATTAAGATAGCGTAATTGGCAATCTAGCTAGTTTTACCCTGACCATTTCAGAAGAAACATGGTCTCATAACTGTGCTCTTGGCTCTTCAAATGCAATCTTGGATAGTTTCTCGGAATTCATTTTAATTCCACATTAATGTCTATTCGTTTCCAAAGTTCTAACCAGATGTTCTGTTGTAAGTTCTGTTATTTCTGATTGCTAAATGTAGAATTCTGGAATTGTTAGTTCTATGTTCTGTCCAAGTGCAACCTCAAACATTTGGAATATCATGTTCATGCTCCTTTTATCTCCAGGTGAAAACTGTACCTTTGTCAATCGAGGACTGGCATTAGCTATTGCTTCCCAAGGAACCGAGACGCCCCCATGAATCAGACACAGCACTATCACACGGTTATAAtgattttacataaataaattcatgcgGGTGGCATGTAGAAAGTTCTGTTGCGTACAATGATCTTTGCAGCTATCTTATGCTGGTTAATGTTTCAAGGAAGGCTGTGTATCCAAGCTgttgtgaataaataaattgactCCCCGAGAGTTACACTTTGGCCAGCGCTAGTAGGTATGCTTTCCAGCACGAACTTCCTCCAAGTAGGCACTGCTAGATCACCTGGTTCGCTCAAAAATAAAACGTAATAAAGAGAGAATGGCACACGATGGCTCCTCTACCGCGTGCCACCAATTGGTCGGTATAAAGGCCCAATATTTGTACTTTTTATCTGTTGTTACTCGTTAAGTGGACAACGAACAGGATTGACATGTTAATCAATCTTTGAGCAAGTCAGTTAATCTCCTTGGAGGGTATGTGTTCTGTCTTCTCTGAACCAACtgaaatattgatttttcttttattttatttgcgctACACAAGCAAGAAGAAATTCTCTTGTTCCGTAATTAGTGGTGTCATATTTGTTGATGGATTCATGTTTCCAGTAGCTTTCACTTTTGGATGTAAAGGCAGCCAAGCCTTGTGCATGCAAAGCCATTAGGTTCTTCAAGGTCTTGGCCTTTCCTAGTTGTAGGCCTCGATGATAATTCAGCTGGAATGAGTCTATGAGAGGGATCAGGTGAGCAGTTTGCTGTATGGTTGGTTGTTCTTCCTATGTAGCA is part of the Populus trichocarpa isolate Nisqually-1 chromosome 2, P.trichocarpa_v4.1, whole genome shotgun sequence genome and encodes:
- the LOC7478850 gene encoding sucrose synthase 2 isoform X2, whose amino-acid sequence is MANPKLERIPSMRERVQDTLSAHRNVLVSLLSRYVEQGKGILHPNNLIDELDNIVCDDAARLSLKDGPFSEVLKAAQEAIVLPPFVAVSIRPRPGVWEYVRVDVSQLNVEELTVSQYLRFKEELVDGPSNDPYVLELDFEPFNAAFPRPTRSSSIGNGVQYLNRHLSSNMFRNKDTLEPLLDFLRVHKYKGHALMLNDRIKSVSRLQSALLKAEEYISKLPSETLYTEFEYTFQGMGFERGWGDTAARVLEMMHLLLDILQAPDPSTLETFLGRVPMVFNVVILSPHGYFGQANVLGLPDTGGQIVYILDQVRALENEMLLRIQQQGLDFKPKILIVTRLIPDSKGTSCNQRLERVSGTEHTHILRVPFRSEHGILRKWISRFDVWPYLETFAEDAASEIVAELQGIPDFIIGNYSDGNLVASLLAYKMGVTQCTIAHALEKTKYPDSDIYWKKFDDKYHFSCQFTADVLAMNNADFIITSTYQEIAGTKTTVGQYESHTAFTLPGLYRVVHGINVFDTKFNIVSPGADMDIYFPYSDKQKRLTTLHGSIEKMLYDSEQTDDWIGTLTDKSKPIIFSMARLDRVKNISGLVECYGKNARLRELVNLVVVAGYIDVKKSNDREEILEIEKMHELMKKYKLDGQFRWLTAQTNRARNGELYRYIADTKGAFVQPAFYEAFGLTVVEAMTCGLPTFATCHGGPAEIIEHGVSGFHMDPYYPDQAAEFMADFFEKCKDDPSYWKKISDAGLQRIYERYTWKIYSERLMTLAGVYGFWKYVSKLERRETRRYLEMFYILKFRDLVSENCTFVNRGLALAIASQGTETPP
- the LOC7478850 gene encoding sucrose synthase 2 isoform X1, producing MANPKLERIPSMRERVQDTLSAHRNVLVSLLSRYVEQGKGILHPNNLIDELDNIVCDDAARLSLKDGPFSEVLKAAQEAIVLPPFVAVSIRPRPGVWEYVRVDVSQLNVEELTVSQYLRFKEELVDGPSNDPYVLELDFEPFNAAFPRPTRSSSIGNGVQYLNRHLSSNMFRNKDTLEPLLDFLRVHKYKGHALMLNDRIKSVSRLQSALLKAEEYISKLPSETLYTEFEYTFQGMGFERGWGDTAARVLEMMHLLLDILQAPDPSTLETFLGRVPMVFNVVILSPHGYFGQANVLGLPDTGGQIVYILDQVRALENEMLLRIQQQGLDFKPKILIVTRLIPDSKGTSCNQRLERVSGTEHTHILRVPFRSEHGILRKWISRFDVWPYLETFAEDAASEIVAELQGIPDFIIGNYSDGNLVASLLAYKMGVTQCTIAHALEKTKYPDSDIYWKKFDDKYHFSCQFTADVLAMNNADFIITSTYQEIAGTKTTVGQYESHTAFTLPGLYRVVHGINVFDTKFNIVSPGADMDIYFPYSDKQKRLTTLHGSIEKMLYDSEQTDDWIGTLTDKSKPIIFSMARLDRVKNISGLVECYGKNARLRELVNLVVVAGYIDVKKSNDREEILEIEKMHELMKKYKLDGQFRWLTAQTNRARNGELYRYIADTKGAFVQPAFYEAFGLTVVEAMTCGLPTFATCHGGPAEIIEHGVSGFHMDPYYPDQAAEFMADFFEKCKDDPSYWKKISDAGLQRIYERYTWKIYSERLMTLAGVYGFWKYVSKLERRETRRYLEMFYILKFRDLVKTVPLSIEDWH